A single Verrucomicrobiia bacterium DNA region contains:
- a CDS encoding DUF58 domain-containing protein: MIPREMLKKIRQIEIRTNRIITETLAGQYQSVFKGQGMNFDEVREYQPGDDVRAIDWNVTARMNHPFIKKFVEERELTLMLVVDVSGSGRFGSRNQSKRELAAEIASVLAFSAIRNNDKVGLILFSDEVEKFIPPRKGRSHVLRVIREVLFFTPKRSGTDLNRALEFLLRIQSRKAVTVIVSDFIGSPAVVTTPSSRNNPLARRGASTRLRPQMMLLESLAQASFTKLRQVNRRHDVVAVQITDRFELELPALGRLVLRDAETGEIVEINTGDARRRDAFALCQAKAQAETERLFRSAGIDSIHLHTDQPYGAALAKFFETREKRRSRG; encoded by the coding sequence ATGATCCCCCGCGAGATGCTCAAAAAAATCCGGCAGATCGAGATTCGCACCAACCGGATCATCACCGAAACTTTGGCGGGCCAGTACCAGAGCGTCTTCAAGGGTCAGGGCATGAACTTCGACGAGGTCCGCGAATACCAGCCCGGCGACGACGTGCGCGCCATTGACTGGAACGTCACCGCGCGCATGAATCATCCGTTCATCAAAAAATTCGTCGAGGAACGCGAACTCACGCTCATGCTCGTCGTGGACGTGAGCGGCTCCGGTCGCTTTGGCTCCCGAAATCAATCCAAGCGCGAGCTGGCGGCGGAAATCGCCTCGGTGCTCGCCTTCTCCGCCATCCGCAACAACGACAAGGTGGGGCTGATCCTCTTCAGTGACGAAGTGGAAAAGTTCATTCCGCCGCGCAAGGGTCGCAGTCACGTTCTGCGGGTCATTCGCGAAGTTCTATTTTTCACGCCGAAACGGTCCGGCACGGATTTGAATCGTGCGCTGGAATTTTTGCTGCGAATTCAATCGCGCAAAGCGGTCACGGTGATCGTCTCGGATTTTATCGGGTCGCCGGCGGTAGTGACGACGCCCTCATCGCGGAACAATCCTTTGGCCAGACGCGGCGCTTCCACGCGACTGCGTCCGCAGATGATGCTGCTCGAATCGCTCGCGCAAGCCTCGTTCACGAAGTTGCGCCAGGTGAACCGACGGCACGACGTCGTGGCCGTGCAGATTACGGATCGCTTTGAACTGGAACTGCCCGCGCTGGGGCGATTGGTTTTGCGCGACGCGGAAACCGGCGAAATTGTGGAAATCAACACGGGCGACGCGCGGCGCCGCGATGCATTCGCTCTGTGCCAGGCCAAGGCGCAGGCGGAAACCGAACGCCTGTTTCGGTCCGCGGGAATTGATTCCATTCATCTGCATACCGATCAGCCCTACGGCGCCGCGTTGGCGAAGTTTTTTGAAACCCGCGAAAAACGGAGGTCACGCGGATGA
- a CDS encoding type II toxin-antitoxin system RelE/ParE family toxin codes for MSLPVIFKAAARLEFEEAVAWYEKERPGLGREFKLEVKLALKRALAQPGHFQRVRGRAQKIRLRRFKQYAIYFAIKDDVFAVLSVFHASRNPQILEQRLQ; via the coding sequence ATGAGCCTGCCGGTCATCTTCAAAGCGGCGGCGCGCTTGGAATTTGAAGAAGCGGTTGCGTGGTATGAAAAGGAGCGCCCCGGTCTCGGGCGCGAATTCAAGTTGGAAGTAAAACTGGCCCTCAAGCGGGCATTGGCCCAGCCGGGACATTTTCAAAGAGTTCGCGGTCGGGCGCAAAAAATCCGGCTGCGCCGATTCAAGCAATACGCCATCTACTTCGCGATCAAGGACGATGTGTTTGCCGTGCTTTCGGTTTTCCACGCTTCGCGAAACCCGCAGATTCTGGAACAACGGTTGCAATGA
- a CDS encoding addiction module protein, giving the protein MSAIEVVEQFRKLPAAEQHKAFAEIREAIEVADALTPEQVAELDRRLAEFEKNPREGIPWEQVEADLNKRFGWR; this is encoded by the coding sequence ATGAGCGCAATCGAAGTCGTTGAACAATTCCGCAAGCTTCCCGCTGCGGAGCAACACAAGGCTTTTGCGGAAATCCGCGAAGCGATTGAAGTTGCCGACGCCCTCACCCCGGAACAGGTCGCCGAACTGGATCGTCGCCTTGCTGAATTTGAAAAAAATCCCCGCGAAGGAATCCCGTGGGAACAGGTCGAAGCCGATCTCAACAAACGCTTCGGCTGGCGATGA
- a CDS encoding DUF433 domain-containing protein, whose protein sequence is MSSEPLLSRITVDPNICHGKPCIRGLRYPVEFLLELLSGDMTEPQILADYPDLEAADLRAAIAYAARLSRIKSVESMTA, encoded by the coding sequence ATGTCGAGCGAACCATTGCTCTCGCGCATTACGGTGGATCCAAACATCTGCCACGGGAAGCCCTGTATTCGCGGGTTGCGTTATCCGGTGGAATTTCTGCTGGAATTGTTGAGCGGCGACATGACCGAGCCGCAGATTCTGGCGGATTATCCCGACCTTGAAGCGGCTGATTTGCGCGCCGCCATCGCTTACGCCGCGCGCTTGAGCCGCATTAAAAGCGTCGAATCCATGACGGCATGA